ACCATGATCGGGCTGTATTTGGGTTATCGAGCCATCCGGCTTTCCGTGAGAACCATTGGGCTATTGGTGAAAACTATTGGACGCCGTCAAAGCGGTCCTCCATCGGCCCCAAAAGAAGAAGCTGTTGCCGGATCCGTGAAGAGATGGATCCATGGTCTCATGCTGTTTGCATCGGTGCTTGGGCAGTCGGCAACCCGCGCGGATGCCATGGCCCCATCGCCGGTTAATCCGATTGTGGTTTCCGGAAACAACTCATCGCCGCTATTGGACGCGTTTCCTCCTGCTCGGCCTCTCCGTATCGCCGATCTCACTCAATCATTGGTGATAGAAGAGGCGGAACAGCCCCACAAGAAACACATCAATGTTTTTGAAATCCGTTCGGTTCAGGACATCCGTCGGGCGGATGATTTCATGCGGGGCATCTCCGCCCACGCAGTGTCCAAACGGTGCAACGGCGTTATCTTTGTGATCGTGGACAATGATCCGAAATTGAAAACTCTTTGCCGCAAATTTTCCCAGCGTCGGTTGATTCCATTTCATTTGGTTGATCGGGGATCGATCAATGCGAACGGAAATCGGATCAATCTTGGGTCTGTACTGGCGGAAGCGATCGGAAAGCGGGAATGGCAAATTCAATTCCAATCATCTCTCCAAGCCAGGGAATTGGAGATCCGGCTTTTCGCCATCAGCTCCCGATGGGAGTCTTCCGTTCAAGTTTTCGTCCCGGCTTCGCGCGAGATGATTGATGTTACCAGCCTTCCGGTCCGCGTGTTTATGGCCAATCTGATCAATGAGACTTTATTGGACATGGGTACTCCGGCGGACATGAACAAGTTGTTTGACGAGATCCGCGCCAATCAGCTAGCGGCGCGTTCCACTTAGGCCTGCATGGAAACCATAAGCATCAGGAGAATATGTCAAGGCGTCTTGGGCGGGTCGCTGATCATTGGGTTGGGGGCGGCGATCCCACTTCAATCATCGCTTTCTAAAGCGGCTTTCGTTCCCGCTCCGCTGTCTGAAAAAACCATCGATCTGCAGTTCAACGCCGGATTCTTGGAGGCCGGACGTCAGAAAGCGAATCAGCGATGGGGCGATGAGATTCATTTCGACGAAATCGAATGGTCTTCGCCCACCGAAGGATCGGTTTTGGCGCGGGTTTGGAATGTGTCGAGCTTGATTCAATTTCACATCAGCGAAGACAGAAAAGCTCTTAAGACGCTTCGGTTTAATCCTAAGCCTGGCTCCCCTGGGAATATGTGGGAGGCTTGGCGTCACCGTCATGCCTATATATTTTTGTCCGGAGACGATTATCGTTGGAATTCCCTTGAAGATGAAAAGCCTCGCTTGGACTACGATACGGGTGCTTTCTATGACGAATATCTAAAAGAGCTTTGGAGCTTTTGGACCGTCAAAAGATTGCCGAATCACGCCAGTGGAAAAAGTTCATCAGTGATAGAAGACGAATCAGACGTGTCCGCAATGAAGAAGTCTATCCGTGTTCGATTAGATCAAGCCGGACTGGTTCAACCGCTTCCTGTCACTTTCCAAATCAATCTCTGGCACATGCCGGTGAAGATATTTTTTGAAGTGGATTCGTCCTCGAACGCCGCTCGCGGATACCCGGAAATTCATTTGGTGGGCAAATACACATGGACCTACAACCGCGCAGAGTGGCGTCGCCGACACGGATATCAACAAGATTTTTGGGGTGATTACAAAGTGGATGCGGACTGGCCGGAACAAAGACGCTTGAGTCAAACAGATGGCGGCCGGCTGGATGAATTGCTGGATCGAACCGTGGCCTATTGGGTGGATGTGTCCATTCAGCAGGTTCTGGCCGATTTACAGCAGAAAGTTCAAATGGCTCTTGTCCAGGCAAGATCAGAGGTCCAATGAACGTTTCCAAATTTCGTTAAGGAATTTTCGGAGAGTCACCGGATGAGGAAATGTTGCGACTGCTTGGGGTTTCCGTCGGCATAAGGAGTGGCGACTTTTCTTCCTAAGTTCATTGGGCATTGGTCTACTCGTTTTAAGTCAATTGAGTTTGATTTCCCATAGCGGAATTGTCGCTGCCACTGGAGCTGTTTGCCTTGCGCTCGGCCACGTTGTGAATCAATATCTTTGCCGAAGGTGTTCGCAATGCCAGCATGATTGACGAATCATCGCGGAAATCTCAACCCATTAAGATCCAAGAAAGGCCCAGACGATCAGCAGTTGAGTCATCCCCACATAAAACATCACCACAGAATCCAGCAATTCGAAATAGTTCTGGGCCCACCACTTGCGGAATGCTTTCCGAATCGCGTAACAATCGCCCATCTCTGTCCCACCTCTCGTGATTCGGCTTTGTGTCGCCTATTAGGACTGGGAGCGTGGAGGGACTTCGCGGAACAATTAAGTCATTCGGTTTCTCGAATCCAAGGAGTTGTTAATCTGTGGTTGACAGGTCTTTAGAGATTCTTTAGGATGAAATAAGATTTCAATAGGATATGGCACAAAAAAGCGAACTTGTTTATTTCCCTACCTGGACCGCAGGACGTGAAGGTTACGCTCAACGGATCATCCAGATTTTTGAGGAATATCATAAGTCCAAGGGGTTTCGGGTAACGGAACAGAAGGCGGCTATCTTGAGATACCTCCTCGATGCCGATCGCCATTTGAGCGAGCAGGATATATGCGAGGCGCTTAAGAGCAAGGGGATTGGGAAAATAACGGTTTTCCGAACGCTCAAGGTGCTTGAAGAGTGTGGCCTTGTGGAGCCTCTGACCGATTCTAAGGGGAAGATTCGCTATGAGGTGAACCGGGAGCGTCCCCATCACGACCATTTAATTTGCACGGTGTGCAATCGCATCATAGAGATCCAATGGCCAACGGTGGAGGCGACCCAAGTGAAAATGTGCAAGGCCATTGGGTTCTCGATCTCGCATCATCGCCATGAAATATTCGGTCGTTGTAAGGAATGTCAGATGAAGAGCGGTTGATTTTTTTTGTTTTAGTTATGAAATAAAATTTCAATAAGGTATTGACACGATGTCTAAAAATAATAACAATGAGAGACGTTCAGAAGCAGTCAAGGAAATTCGCTGCTCATGCAAACAGCTTTTAGCCCGGTTGTCATTGAGGGGACTTGAATTTAAATGCAAGCGGTGCAAAAAACTTGTCGTGTTGCCTTGGCCTGAGTTTCAGGTACATAACGCAAGTTAAAGAAAGAATCATCAAGAGGCCAGAGACTCCTAGTTCAGAGCCCAATTCGTCAAACAAGAATTGGGCTTTTTTATTGGTGAAGATTCGGTGGTGGGGTCGATCCCTTTTGATCGCATCACAAGGGCGTCGGAGGAGAGATTTCAAACTATCTTCCCCCTTAGGAGATGGCCTCCGGCGCACGATTTCAAAAAAAGAGGAGAAACGTTTATGCATTGTCAAGTTTTAGCGGAGAAAGAAGGGTTGGGCAGAATTGTGATGTGCCAAAGCTGCAATGACGTTCACTTATCGATGGATAGTTTGTCGGTTCGTATTACGCAGGCGGCTTTTGTGTCGCTGTCAGAGATGATGTCCCAGGCTCTTCGACATCCGAAAATCTGTTTGCGTCAAGACAACCCAAAGGAATTCATGGCAAGTCGGTTGTTTAGCCTTGCCTAAAGGGAATCGCCATGTTGCATGCTGCTTTAGCTGAGGAATCAAATGTATCGTCTTGGTCGCCGGTAAATATTCAGGAACTAATGGAAAATTTCCGGCAGATTCGACTATACGAAGAAGAAATGTTCCGTGACATGCTTCGAAAAAAACAAATGGAAATTGACGGCCTTCATCAGGAGCTTCATCGAATCAAGGAAGAGATGATGGAATACAAACGTAGATTTTGGCGATAGGCTAGGAGGAACACTATATATGGATCAGATATTCAAAAAATTAGCTTTGGTGGGCGATATTTGGGTTCTCTGGATTTTACTTGGAGCCAGCATTGTTTCGCTTGGCGTCGTGTTTGAGCGCTGGTGGAAATTTCGAAAGAGCCAGATTGACTTCCCGAAATTTTTGAAGGATTTGAACCGAAAGTTGGACGCGGACGATTTGGCCGGCGCGCGGCAATTGGCGAGATCCATTCGCGCGGTGGAAGCGCACATTACGCTGGCGGGGCTCAATCACACCTCGCGAGGAAAGGAATCCGTCGAGGAAACGATGACGGCTCAGCTTGTTTACGAGAGAAGCCAGCTCGAGAAGAATCTCATCATTCTTGGGACTCTTGGAAATAACGCGCCTTTCATTGGTCTCTTTGGCACGGTGCTTGGAATTATCAAAGCTTTTAATGACCTCGCTGTGACGGGAAGCTCGGGCGTCTCTGTGGTCATGGCTGGGATTTCGTCAGCGCTCATTGCGACGGCCTTTGGAATCCTGGTCGCGATTCCGGCTGTCATGGCCAATAACTACTTTCAGACGCGGCTTCGTCGTGTTTCCTCAAACACCCAAACTCTGATTCATACCCTTCAGTCTTATCTTAAAAAGCATGCGGCCGCGGAATCTCATCGCGAAGCCGAGGCGGCCCTTTCCTAACAATATGGCGAGCGCAACCGACACCGATCAAGACGGCACGGTCACCGGCATCAATGTCACGCCGCTCGTGGACATTATGCTCGTGCTTCTTATTGTCTTTATGGTGACAGCTCATTTCGTCCAAGACTCGGGCCTCAAGATCAATTTGCCGAAAGCGGCCACCACTGAAGCGTCGCCCACGGCCAGCTTAACGGTATCGATGGATAACAAAGGCGCATTGAGGTTATTGGACAGCGAGGTGGATTTAAACGGGCTAAAAGCCAATTTGGAACGCGAAGCCAAGCTCAACCCCGGTGTGCGCGTGACGGTCGCGGCCGATCAAGATCTTCCTTACCGAACCATTGTCGGCCTTTTGGACGCGATCAAACAAGCGGGCGTGACCCGCGTGGCCTTGGCCGCGGAAAAATGACGATGGTTTCTGACATCGTCATCCCCGAACGTCTTAATCGGGGATCCAAAAATGATTAAAGCCTGGATTCCCGCCTTCGCGGGAGTGACGATTTCGACGTTCGTACATGCAGGAACAGGAGGCGGGCTGTACTACTGGTTTATGAAGCGTCAACCGCCGCCGATTGTGGCCGAACTGGATCTGTCGATGTCGCCATTAACGAACGCGGTCCCAAACCCGGGTGGTGGGATTGGAAAGAAATCGGAAGTTTGGATAGCCCCTAAGAAAAACAAAAAGGCTCCGCTTCCCACGCCAGCAGCGCCGGAAAAAATCGAAACGAAAGAAGAGGTTGTCCAAGAGGAAACCAACCCTTGCGCCGGCGAGAATTGTTCGGAGACAGGCGCCGGATCCGGCGGCGGTGGCACCGGAGAGGGCCAAGGACAGTACATCCCGGCGGAAGCGGCGGCCCGAAAGCCACGCTGGATCAAAAATTTCATCACGTCGCGGGATTACCCGCTTATCGCTCGCCGGGAAGGCAAGGATGGTCGCGTTGTGCTCGTTGTTCTAATCGACAACGAAGGTCGTGTCCGGGATGCGCGCCTCATGCAAGGAAGTTATGAGGCTTTAAATGAAGTGGCGCTTCGAAAGGTGCGCGAGGCCGTGTTCACGCCGGCCTACGATGAAAAAGGAAGAGCGGTATCCTGCAAAGTGACGCTGCCAATTCGATTTGAACTTAAATAATTCATAGGAGGACATCGTGTTTAGTAAATGGAAAAAGCCTCAAAAACAATGCGTGGCCGCGGTAGCATTGCTGTTATCAGTGGTTTTTCTTCAAACCAGCGTTATTGCGGGAGACGAACAACCCGCGCCGGTCAACAGTGAGGCGACAGGCGTACAAGAGTTTGATCAGCCCGCCGAAATGGACGAGGTTGTTGTTCAAGGAGACTTGGTTGACCGCTTGATAAAGAAGGGACAGCTCAAAAGCTCCATTGTGAAGACGGAAGTCATCAATGAAAGCGACATCTCCGGCAAGCAGGCGAACTCGTTGTCGGAGGCGGTGCAGAACGAGCCGGGAATCGACAACGTCGTCGGGTGCTCAATATGTGGAATGCGCCGGATTCAAATCAACGGCCTTAAAGGGGAATACACCACGCTCCTCATGGACGGAGTGCCACTTAATTCCACGGTGTCCAGTTACTATGGCTTTGATGCTCTGGCGACGGCCGGCGTTTCTTCGATTGAAATCGCGCGTGGGTCGGGCGCGTCGCTCATCGCCCCCGAGGCAATTGGAGGCGTCATCAACGTTGTGTCAAAAAGGCCGACGTCCAATTCTTTATTCTTTGATGTGGCCGGCGGAAACGCCGGGTATCGAGCGCTCTCCATCGTGGGAACCGGCGTCAGCGCGGATCGTCTGACCGGAGCGACGGGGGCGGCGCAATTCAATGAACGCGGCCAATGGGATGAAGATGGAAACGGCGTCAACGAGGCCCCGGAAGTCAAATCGCAGACGGGATTGGTCCGGTTTTCCAAGGACTTGAACGACCGAAATCATCTCGACATTCGATTGATGGATCTTAAATCGCACACCTTTGGCGGCCCCACGGAAAACGCCGAGTTCAAAGCTGTCCTTCAAACCGGAGGCGGAGGGCTCAAATTTGAGGACAATGACGTGAGAAAAGCCTACATCGGCGATCCCAGCGCGACGCTTGAGACCGTCGACACCGAACGAACCGAAGGCGTGGTTCGCTGGACCAACGCCGCTTCCGACAAACTGAACCTGGCGGCCACCGTTGCCGGGGCGCTCCAAACACAGGATTCCTTTTACGAAGGAGCCGATTACTACAACAAGAACAAAACTTTCTTTTCCGATGTCAGAGGGAATTATTCCATCGGATGCAGCCATCTTTTGACGCTCGGAGCTGATGTAAAAGACGAGACGCTGCGAGCGGAATCTTTTTATTTCTTTGACCAGCTGGGACGGGACAAAGACGACTTTGATTTCTTGGGGACTGGCGCATACTTGCAGGATGTCTGGACGCCCTCTCTTAACACGGAAATCTCGGCCGCCGTTCGTCTGGACACAATCAAAGTGGATTTCAAGGGAGAAACCGACACGAAAAATGAGATTGACGAAACTTTGGCTTCTCCACGGATTCATGTGAAACTTGGGCACGGGCCTTTGTTGTCCTCTCGATTTTCTTTTGGGCGCGGCTACCGGGCGCCCCTCACATTTTTCGAGTCGGAGCACGGACTTCTGGATGAGGGGTTTGATGTGAAAATCACGGACCTGGAAAAATCCAAAGCGGCCGGGTACGCCTTGTCATTAGATTCCAACCGGTGGACCGGGACAGCCTCGTACGCTTACACGGAAGTGGAAAATCTTTCCTATGTGAACACGAACGATTTTTCGGTGCCGACGCTGGTTAATTCACAAGGCCGAGTGAATGTAAAAACCGCGGACATCGTTGTTGGCTATCAATTGACCCCGACCTTTAACATCGCCGCCAGCTACGAGAACTTCGACTATCAGGATAAATACAAATCTCTCTTAGCCGTTGCGGCTGTCGAAGACCGAGCCAGGCTGATGCTGGGCTATGACAACGATAAAGCCGGCCTCATCGGAGATTTGACTCTTGTTTGGACGGGGAGCCGGGATCTTCGCCCCTATGGGTACGGGGATCGCTACAACGTGTACGACCCCAACGCGATGACGGCTTTTGCTCCCAAAGGGACGGACGCCCCTTCCTTCGTCACGGTGGATCTGAAAGTGTCAAAAACATTCCGCAATGATCTCACGATTTATGCCGGAGCGAAAAACCTTTTTGATTACACGCAAACTTCCAAAGAGTCCCCGCTTTTCTTTGACGCGCAAGGCGGATACGACGTCGTTCATATTTGGGGCCCCCTCCGCGGACGAGAGGTATACGCCGGCGTTCAGATGAAGTTTGAGCCTCGTTTGTAACTGGTTCCAATTCCCGGAGTGGACTCTACTACTGGGCAATGAAGCGGGAACCAGCGCCGATTGTGGCGGAGCTGGATTTATCGATGTCGCCGTTGACGAGCGCGGTGCCAAGCCTGGGCGATCAGAATGGCTACCCCGACACCTTTCTTGATGCTGTTGGAACGCTCGGCAATAAAATAATCGAACGCGGCGGCACATTGGTGGGCTTCTGGCCCACGGATGGATGCTCGTTCAATAAATCCACAGCCATCAAAGATGGAAGATTCATGGGGCTGGCTATCGATACAGTAGGGCAGGACGAATTAACCGAGGAACGGATCGACAAATTGGTGGCGCAGATCAGAGCCGAGTTCAATATGGTGGTGGTCACTGCTTAAATTTCGTTGCAGGACGTTTTTAAATTGCCATCATGTAACTGCACCATCGAATTCTGTGGTAAAGTTAGTGACACATGCCGAATCAGCGAGCAGAGGTGTATGGCAGAATGTATGGCAACGATTCGAAAATCGCTTGAAAATATATGAAAATCAAACACTCTTATTTTGATTATTGTCCGTGGGACGCAATCACGATGGTCCCCCGTCCAACCCCGTAAGAAAATTTGTGTGCTCAAAAAATCGCCGAATAATCGCCCGCTAACATCCCACCCCAAAAACTCACTTCTTCCGTCGGAAATCGAAAACGTTGTCGAAAAAACGTGAACCATTTCCGCTTCACCAGAAAAAATTTCCATGAATATCCGCCAAAGGTTGCGAGCTGCAATAGTTCAGAACTGCAGTTGCATAAAGTAGGCAGAAGACCGCAGTTGTGAGAACAAGTACGCATCGATGTATGGGAAAACGTATGGGAAAAATTCTGAAGTTGCCAGCACAACAGGCCGATTCCTTCGAAAGTGATGGCAGAATGTATGGGTAAGCTAGATGCAATGGCAGCTGGAGGGCAGATTTTGATGGGGGATGTGCAGCCGGTGCAATTGGCCTATAGAAATAGAAGGAAAAAATTCAGGCCAATTTATATTGGGCTCCATGGAGGAGGATACAAGGAATGAAAAAAGAAGCATACAAACTACTTAAAGTGATTTCCGAAAACAGAGGCATTGCAGGTGAAAAATTAGAAAAACTTGGTTTTAAGTATGGAGGGACAGAGAAGGCTTCCTCTCGGTGGTCTTATGATCCAAATATAGTTCAACTGAAGGCGATTAAATTAATCGAAGAAATCGGGGGTTCAGCTTATCCTGGATTCCACATTACATTGGACGGTGAGAAATTTTTGCAACAAAGCGAGAATAACTCCTTGATAATTAGATCTGCGGTCACAGCAGCAATCGTTGGGGCTTTTATCGGTTCTCTTTTCACTACCATTGGTCAGATAATAATTTCTAAAGAATTTTCTTCTGATTCGGCTTGCGCATCCTCAAGTGGTCAAAAATCAACAGGTGTGATGAAACCTCAGGTTGCGGCTCAACCAACGGGTGCGCCCGATTCGTCCCGATAGTGGGGTTTTGGCAGGTAAACCTTCTAAATTGGGCTGCAAACACGAAGTGTGAATGGCAAATCACGTTGAGGAATATCTGGCAAAGTATAAAGAGGCGGCAGGTGAGGGTGCAATGCTCTCTTGACCTTTTGCTTTATCATCGGCATCTTCGGTGTCTGGTTGCCATCGAATTAAAGGTGGGAGAGTTTATGCCGGAGCATGTTGGAAAAGTGCAGTTTTATCTGGCCGCGCTCGACAGCCAGGTGAGAACGCGAGAAGAAAATCCATCCATCGGCATCATCTTATGTAAGTCGAAGGACCGGACCATTGTTGAATACGCGTTACGCGAATCCAAGAAACCCATTGGCGTTGCTACCTATCGTGTTCTTCGCAAACTCCCAAAGAAATTAAGAAAAGAGCTCCCCCGGCCGCAGCAAGTCGAA
The Elusimicrobiota bacterium DNA segment above includes these coding regions:
- the tolQ gene encoding Protein TolQ — encoded protein: MDQIFKKLALVGDIWVLWILLGASIVSLGVVFERWWKFRKSQIDFPKFLKDLNRKLDADDLAGARQLARSIRAVEAHITLAGLNHTSRGKESVEETMTAQLVYERSQLEKNLIILGTLGNNAPFIGLFGTVLGIIKAFNDLAVTGSSGVSVVMAGISSALIATAFGILVAIPAVMANNYFQTRLRRVSSNTQTLIHTLQSYLKKHAAAESHREAEAALS
- the exbD_3 gene encoding Biopolymer transport protein ExbD; translated protein: MASATDTDQDGTVTGINVTPLVDIMLVLLIVFMVTAHFVQDSGLKINLPKAATTEASPTASLTVSMDNKGALRLLDSEVDLNGLKANLEREAKLNPGVRVTVAADQDLPYRTIVGLLDAIKQAGVTRVALAAEK
- the btuB_3 gene encoding Vitamin B12 transporter BtuB, which encodes MFSKWKKPQKQCVAAVALLLSVVFLQTSVIAGDEQPAPVNSEATGVQEFDQPAEMDEVVVQGDLVDRLIKKGQLKSSIVKTEVINESDISGKQANSLSEAVQNEPGIDNVVGCSICGMRRIQINGLKGEYTTLLMDGVPLNSTVSSYYGFDALATAGVSSIEIARGSGASLIAPEAIGGVINVVSKRPTSNSLFFDVAGGNAGYRALSIVGTGVSADRLTGATGAAQFNERGQWDEDGNGVNEAPEVKSQTGLVRFSKDLNDRNHLDIRLMDLKSHTFGGPTENAEFKAVLQTGGGGLKFEDNDVRKAYIGDPSATLETVDTERTEGVVRWTNAASDKLNLAATVAGALQTQDSFYEGADYYNKNKTFFSDVRGNYSIGCSHLLTLGADVKDETLRAESFYFFDQLGRDKDDFDFLGTGAYLQDVWTPSLNTEISAAVRLDTIKVDFKGETDTKNEIDETLASPRIHVKLGHGPLLSSRFSFGRGYRAPLTFFESEHGLLDEGFDVKITDLEKSKAAGYALSLDSNRWTGTASYAYTEVENLSYVNTNDFSVPTLVNSQGRVNVKTADIVVGYQLTPTFNIAASYENFDYQDKYKSLLAVAAVEDRARLMLGYDNDKAGLIGDLTLVWTGSRDLRPYGYGDRYNVYDPNAMTAFAPKGTDAPSFVTVDLKVSKTFRNDLTIYAGAKNLFDYTQTSKESPLFFDAQGGYDVVHIWGPLRGREVYAGVQMKFEPRL
- the isiB_2 gene encoding Flavodoxin, translated to MKREPAPIVAELDLSMSPLTSAVPSLGDQNGYPDTFLDAVGTLGNKIIERGGTLVGFWPTDGCSFNKSTAIKDGRFMGLAIDTVGQDELTEERIDKLVAQIRAEFNMVVVTA